The Candidatus Obscuribacterales bacterium genome contains a region encoding:
- the psbB gene encoding photosystem II chlorophyll-binding protein CP47, protein MGLPWYRVHTVVLNDPGRLISVHLMHTALVAGWAGSMALYELAIFDPSDPVLNPMWRQGMFVMPFMARLGVTGSWGGWSITGETGVDPGFWSFEGVAAAHIILSGLLFLAACWHWVFWDLELFRDPRTGEAALDLPKMFGIHLFLSGLLCFGFGAFHLTGLFGPGMWVSDPYGVTGSIQPVAPAWGPDGFDPFNPGGIVAHHIAAGVVGIIAGLFHIAVRPPERLFKALRMGNIETVLSSSIAAVFFAAFVVAGTMWYGSAATPIELYGPTRYQWDGGYFQQEIERRVQAGVAAGQTEEQAWAQIPEKLAFYDYVGNSPAKGGLFRTGAMDKGDGIAQTWLGHPTFTDGEGRVLSVRRLPNFFETFPVVLVDQDGVIRADIPFRRAESKYSFEQTGVTVSFLGGELNGQTFDDPATVKRFARKAQLGEPFDFDRETLNSDGVFRTSTRGWFTYGHAVFALLFFFGHIWHGSRTLFRDVFAGVDPELSEEQVEWGFYQKVGDKSTRRKEAI, encoded by the coding sequence ATGGGACTACCTTGGTACCGCGTACATACAGTCGTCCTGAACGATCCAGGTCGTCTGATTTCTGTGCATTTGATGCATACGGCTCTTGTGGCAGGCTGGGCTGGATCAATGGCTCTGTACGAGCTAGCGATCTTCGATCCAAGCGACCCAGTTCTCAACCCCATGTGGCGACAAGGCATGTTCGTCATGCCCTTCATGGCACGCCTAGGGGTTACGGGTTCTTGGGGTGGATGGAGCATCACCGGTGAAACGGGTGTTGATCCAGGATTTTGGTCATTTGAAGGGGTAGCAGCCGCCCATATCATCCTTTCTGGTCTGCTATTCCTAGCGGCCTGTTGGCACTGGGTATTTTGGGATCTAGAGCTGTTTAGAGACCCTCGGACGGGCGAAGCAGCACTAGACTTACCTAAAATGTTTGGGATTCATCTATTCCTTTCTGGTCTACTGTGCTTTGGCTTTGGTGCATTCCACCTCACGGGTCTCTTCGGCCCCGGCATGTGGGTGTCTGATCCCTACGGGGTGACGGGCAGCATTCAGCCTGTGGCTCCAGCCTGGGGGCCTGATGGGTTTGATCCATTCAACCCAGGGGGCATTGTGGCCCACCACATTGCCGCTGGAGTAGTCGGAATTATCGCTGGACTCTTTCATATTGCTGTGCGTCCTCCCGAGCGTCTGTTTAAGGCCTTGCGGATGGGGAACATCGAAACTGTATTGTCGAGCAGTATTGCCGCCGTGTTCTTTGCTGCCTTTGTGGTTGCAGGAACCATGTGGTATGGCAGTGCAGCCACTCCGATTGAACTGTATGGGCCAACCCGCTATCAGTGGGATGGCGGCTACTTCCAGCAAGAAATCGAGCGCCGCGTTCAGGCAGGCGTTGCGGCTGGGCAAACAGAAGAGCAAGCCTGGGCTCAAATTCCAGAGAAGCTAGCCTTCTATGACTATGTGGGCAACAGCCCTGCAAAAGGTGGTTTGTTCCGTACTGGAGCTATGGACAAGGGCGACGGAATTGCCCAAACCTGGCTGGGTCACCCGACGTTCACCGATGGCGAAGGTCGTGTACTCTCTGTGCGCCGTCTGCCTAACTTCTTTGAAACCTTCCCAGTGGTCTTGGTTGACCAAGATGGTGTCATTCGGGCTGATATTCCTTTCCGTCGGGCAGAGTCGAAGTATAGCTTCGAGCAAACCGGCGTAACCGTCTCCTTCTTGGGAGGGGAATTGAACGGTCAAACCTTTGACGATCCAGCAACGGTTAAGCGCTTTGCGCGTAAAGCCCAGTTGGGTGAGCCTTTTGACTTTGATCGGGAAACCCTGAACTCTGACGGGGTATTCCGCACCAGCACCCGTGGCTGGTTTACCTACGGTCATGCTGTCTTTGCGCTACTGTTCTTCTTTGGTCATATCTGGCATGGCTCGCGGACTCTGTTCCGGGATGTGTTTGCTGGGGTTGACCCTGAGCTCTCGGAAGAGCAAGTGGAATGGGGCTTCTACCAGAAGGTGGGTGACAAATCTACCCGCCGGAAAGAAGCAATCTAA
- a CDS encoding DUF370 domain-containing protein has protein sequence MDIRLINIGFGNIVSANRVVAIVSPESAPIKRLITDARERGQLVDATYGRRTRAVIVMDFGHVILSAIQPETVANRFVTPKDTASKDL, from the coding sequence ATGGATATTCGGCTCATTAATATCGGATTTGGCAATATTGTCTCTGCCAATCGAGTTGTGGCAATTGTTAGCCCCGAATCTGCTCCCATTAAACGCTTAATTACAGACGCCCGAGAACGAGGGCAATTGGTCGATGCCACCTACGGTCGCCGCACAAGGGCGGTCATCGTTATGGATTTTGGGCACGTCATTCTCTCAGCCATCCAACCGGAAACTGTCGCCAATCGCTTTGTAACCCCGAAAGACACTGCCTCCAAAGATCTATAA
- a CDS encoding photosystem II reaction center protein T, with translation MESVAYILVLIGALGTIFFAIAFREPPRITKD, from the coding sequence ATGGAAAGTGTTGCTTACATTCTGGTTTTAATTGGGGCGCTCGGCACAATTTTCTTTGCGATCGCCTTTCGTGAACCCCCTCGTATTACCAAAGACTAG